The DNA segment TTCGGGGGTGTCCGTCTGGGCTCGCCGCTCGCGTTCGCTCGCCGGGTTTTTGGTCCGGGGGCGGATAGAGGGAGTCGATGAGCAAACCGGGCATCATCGGCACGATTCAACTGGCGGCGACGCTCGTGTTCGCCCTCCCGGTGGGGCTACTGGGCGTGAACAAACTGCTGGCGGGCGAGACGGTCGTCGGCGGCGCGTTCCTCGGGGTCGCGGTCCTGATGGTCGCCCTGGAGGAGTATCTGACGACGCCGACCGACGTTCCGGCCAGCCTGGCCGAGAAGACGGTCGGCAAGGTGGCCAAGACCCCCGACGACGAGGAGTGACGAGCGCGGTCGCCGTCGGGTCGTAATTCCGCGGAAAGTCGTCTCTTCCTGCTCTCAGAACGGGAATCCGCCGTAGCGCAGGTACACCATGTCCAGAATCAGGACCAACTGGAGGACTCCCTGGACGCCTCCGAGCATGGCGTTCTGGCGCCCGATGGCCGCGATGACCGACGCGTCGGGTCGCGGAGAGCGCATCTCGCGGTACATCCGAATCTCGCCGGGCATGAGGAAGCCGAACCCTTGGACCGACAGCAGCGTGACGATGCCCAGCGCGACGGCCACCGTCGGCTCGGTCATCCGGAACTCCCCGATAGTGAGCGCGACCCAGGCCAGCGACCCGACCGTCGCCAGGACGAAGGGGACCTGCCAGCGCCGGTCGCGCCACGCGTCAAGTCGCCAACCCAGCAGCAGCAACACGGGAATCAGGTTCGCGGCGGTGAACAGCGCCAGCCACGGTTCGGCGTGCGGGAATAGGCCGAGTCGCTGGGCGAGCGTGATGCCGCCGCCGATGGTGACCACCGCGAGCGAGGGCAGGAGGAACGCCGTCTTGGGCGTGAGTCGCCGGAACACCGCGGCGCTCTCCTCATCGTCGAGGCCGCCGATGACCGGACCGAGCACCGCGCCCATGAACAGGTCGATGCCCGTCCAGAGGACGCCCGCCATC comes from the Halorussus vallis genome and includes:
- a CDS encoding DUF7533 family protein; translation: MSKPGIIGTIQLAATLVFALPVGLLGVNKLLAGETVVGGAFLGVAVLMVALEEYLTTPTDVPASLAEKTVGKVAKTPDDEE